From Kineosporia succinea, the proteins below share one genomic window:
- a CDS encoding urease subunit beta, translating to MIPGEVIPEDGDITLNEGAERTVVRVVNTGDRPVQVGSHFHFPSANAALEFDRELAHGKRLDIAAGTAVRFEPGVDREVTLVPIAGTRVVPGLSLPAPGPLDR from the coding sequence ATGATCCCCGGCGAAGTGATCCCCGAAGACGGCGACATCACCCTGAACGAGGGCGCCGAGCGCACCGTCGTCCGTGTGGTCAATACCGGCGACCGGCCCGTCCAGGTCGGATCGCACTTCCACTTCCCCTCGGCCAACGCGGCCCTGGAGTTCGACCGCGAGCTGGCCCACGGCAAGCGGCTCGACATCGCCGCCGGCACCGCCGTGCGCTTCGAGCCCGGCGTCGACCGTGAGGTCACCCTGGTGCCGATCGCCGGCACCCGGGTCGTGCCCGGCCTGAGTCTCCCGGCTCCCGGTCCGCTGGACCGCTGA
- a CDS encoding DUF3105 domain-containing protein, with translation MTNARKARQATAEKAANLRAQQAKAERNRRFALAAGAFVIVLAVVGGGTAIVMTARGDQAELDATSLTGLKEYKDLSQNHVTTPVTYEQTPPVGGDHNPVWLNCGVYDAPVQNENAVHALEHGAVWIAYQEDLPEAQVETLKKTVGSQTYIVLSPYKDLKSPISVQAWGLQMTVDDASDPRINKFIKEYKQGEQTPEPGAACTGGVGTPEG, from the coding sequence ATGACCAACGCCAGGAAAGCCCGGCAGGCCACTGCCGAGAAGGCGGCGAATCTTCGTGCCCAGCAGGCGAAGGCCGAGCGCAACCGGCGCTTCGCCCTGGCCGCCGGTGCCTTCGTGATCGTGCTCGCGGTCGTGGGTGGGGGCACGGCGATCGTGATGACCGCTCGCGGCGACCAGGCCGAGCTCGACGCCACGTCGCTGACCGGTCTGAAGGAGTACAAGGACCTCAGCCAGAACCACGTCACCACGCCGGTGACGTACGAGCAGACCCCGCCGGTCGGTGGCGACCACAACCCGGTGTGGCTGAACTGCGGCGTCTACGACGCGCCGGTGCAGAACGAGAACGCGGTGCACGCGCTCGAGCACGGCGCGGTCTGGATCGCCTACCAGGAAGACCTCCCCGAGGCCCAGGTCGAGACGCTCAAGAAGACCGTGGGCAGCCAGACCTACATCGTGCTCTCCCCGTACAAAGACCTGAAGAGCCCGATCTCGGTGCAGGCGTGGGGCCTGCAGATGACGGTCGACGACGCGTCCGACCCGCGCATCAACAAGTTCATCAAGGAGTACAAGCAGGGCGAGCAGACGCCGGAGCCGGGTGCCGCGTGCACCGGTGGCGTGGGTACGCCGGAGGGCTAA
- a CDS encoding NUDIX hydrolase gives MATPEFILRLREKIGTEQLWLPGVTALVRDDAGRVLLGQRSDNGLWSLPSGISEPGEPMALTCAREVEEETGVRVEVVALISIHSTLPMAYPNGDRSVFVDHFFECRVLGGEAVVNDDESLAVGWFAPGEFPEPLSPQVTRCLKQAAEFAATGRTLFDT, from the coding sequence ATGGCGACCCCCGAATTCATCCTGAGGCTGCGCGAGAAGATTGGCACCGAGCAGCTCTGGCTCCCCGGCGTCACCGCGCTGGTACGTGACGACGCCGGGCGCGTCCTGCTCGGGCAGCGGTCCGACAACGGGCTCTGGTCGCTGCCCAGCGGGATCTCCGAGCCGGGCGAGCCGATGGCCCTCACCTGTGCCCGCGAGGTGGAGGAGGAGACCGGCGTCCGCGTCGAGGTGGTCGCGCTCATCTCCATCCACAGCACCCTGCCGATGGCCTACCCCAACGGCGACCGCTCCGTCTTCGTGGACCACTTCTTCGAGTGCCGGGTGCTCGGCGGCGAGGCCGTGGTCAACGACGACGAGTCGCTCGCCGTCGGCTGGTTCGCGCCCGGCGAGTTCCCCGAGCCGCTCTCGCCCCAGGTCACCCGGTGCCTGAAGCAGGCCGCCGAGTTCGCCGCGACCGGCCGGACCTTGTTCGACACCTAG
- a CDS encoding urease subunit gamma → MQLSPHEQERLMLSYAADLAWRRKGRGLKLNHPEAVAILSSFILEGARDGRLVTDLMQAGREVLSRDDVMDGVPEMLPEVQVEATFPDGTKLVTVHDPIV, encoded by the coding sequence ATGCAGCTGAGCCCGCACGAGCAGGAACGCCTGATGCTCTCCTACGCGGCCGATCTGGCCTGGCGCCGCAAGGGCCGCGGGCTGAAGCTCAACCACCCCGAGGCGGTGGCGATCCTCAGCTCGTTCATCCTCGAGGGTGCCCGCGACGGCCGTCTGGTCACCGATCTGATGCAGGCCGGGCGCGAGGTCCTGAGCCGCGACGACGTGATGGACGGCGTGCCCGAGATGCTGCCCGAGGTGCAGGTCGAGGCCACGTTCCCGGACGGCACCAAGCTCGTGACCGTTCACGACCCGATCGTCTGA
- a CDS encoding peptidase: protein MSDSANLSSVEIAPYQGRDDLLSGFVVSGRWPSSTREWAQFLLLAVRLAAVPGLVPTTTVFRAVDDTPEGPLPGAVGLVTSAGPVLGDGAPAPGEFGRHTPAALLLLHPPSESRPSIPEAAAAASGCVLLPGVPHLGLEHRASWVEAERDGTITRLVSKVGVDPAQDPDTAVLAMLLAA, encoded by the coding sequence ATGTCAGATTCTGCGAACCTCTCGTCCGTCGAGATCGCCCCCTACCAGGGCCGAGACGACCTGCTCAGCGGGTTCGTCGTCAGTGGACGCTGGCCCTCGTCCACCCGGGAATGGGCGCAGTTCCTGCTGCTCGCGGTGCGGCTCGCCGCCGTGCCCGGGCTGGTCCCGACCACCACCGTGTTCCGGGCCGTGGACGACACCCCCGAGGGCCCGCTGCCGGGCGCGGTCGGCCTGGTGACGTCGGCGGGTCCGGTACTCGGCGACGGGGCTCCGGCGCCCGGTGAGTTCGGCCGGCACACCCCGGCCGCGCTGCTGCTCCTGCACCCGCCGTCGGAGAGCCGCCCGTCCATCCCCGAGGCCGCCGCCGCGGCGTCCGGCTGCGTGCTGCTGCCGGGTGTGCCGCATCTCGGCCTCGAGCACCGGGCGTCGTGGGTCGAGGCCGAGCGCGACGGCACGATCACCCGGCTGGTCAGCAAGGTCGGCGTCGACCCGGCGCAGGACCCGGACACCGCCGTCCTGGCGATGCTCCTGGCGGCCTGA
- a CDS encoding urease subunit alpha produces the protein MDLSRARYAQLYGPTVGDKVRLADTDLVISPTEDRCGGPGRAGEEAVFGGGKVLRESMGQSRVTRGEGTPDLVITGALVLDHWGVIKADVGVRDGRIVALGKAGNPETMDGVHPDLVIGPNTEILAGNGKILTAGGIDCHVHFICPQIVPEALGNGITTLIGGGTGPAEGTKATTVTPGSWYLARMLEAMDDQPVNVALLGKGNTVSHEAMWEQLRAGASGFKLHEDWGTTPAAIDACLTVADASGVQVSIHTDTLNEAGYVESTLAAINGRAIHSYHTEGAGGGHAPDIITVAGYGHILPSSTNPTRPHTVNTLSEHLDMLMVCHHLSPSIPEDLAFAESRIRPSTIAAEDLLHDLGAISMIGSDAQAMGRIGEVVLRTWQTAHVMKTRRGLLEGDVHNDNLRARRYVAKYTIAPAVAHGMEQEIGSIEKGKLADLVLWDPAFFGVRPHVVVKGGMIAWAQMGDANASIPTPQPILPRPMFGAAPKVAAATSVHFVAPQAIDDGLASRLNVDRRLVAVENVRQRGKADMPENTATPDIKVDPDTFTVRIDGEVWEEKPATSLPMAQRYFMF, from the coding sequence TTGGACCTCTCCCGCGCCCGCTACGCCCAGCTCTACGGCCCGACCGTGGGCGACAAGGTCAGGCTGGCCGACACCGACCTGGTCATCTCCCCCACCGAGGACCGGTGCGGCGGGCCCGGAAGAGCGGGCGAGGAGGCCGTGTTCGGCGGCGGCAAGGTGCTGCGGGAGTCGATGGGCCAGAGTCGCGTCACCCGCGGCGAGGGCACGCCCGACCTGGTCATCACCGGCGCGCTGGTGCTCGACCACTGGGGTGTGATCAAGGCCGACGTCGGTGTCCGCGACGGCCGGATCGTGGCCCTGGGCAAGGCCGGCAACCCCGAGACGATGGACGGCGTGCACCCCGACCTGGTGATCGGGCCGAACACCGAGATCCTGGCGGGCAACGGCAAGATCCTCACGGCGGGCGGCATCGACTGCCACGTGCACTTCATCTGCCCGCAGATCGTGCCGGAGGCCCTGGGCAACGGCATCACCACGCTGATCGGCGGCGGCACCGGACCGGCCGAGGGCACCAAGGCCACCACGGTCACGCCCGGCTCCTGGTACCTCGCCCGCATGCTCGAGGCGATGGACGACCAGCCCGTCAACGTCGCCCTGCTGGGCAAGGGCAACACCGTCTCGCACGAGGCGATGTGGGAGCAGTTGCGCGCCGGCGCCTCGGGTTTCAAGCTCCACGAGGACTGGGGCACCACCCCCGCGGCCATCGACGCCTGTCTCACGGTGGCCGATGCCAGCGGCGTGCAGGTCAGCATCCACACCGACACCCTCAACGAGGCCGGCTACGTGGAGAGCACGCTGGCCGCGATCAACGGCCGGGCGATCCACAGCTACCACACCGAGGGTGCGGGTGGCGGTCACGCGCCCGACATCATCACGGTCGCCGGCTACGGCCACATCCTGCCCTCGAGCACCAACCCGACGAGGCCGCACACCGTCAACACGCTCTCCGAGCACCTCGACATGCTGATGGTCTGCCACCACCTGTCGCCGTCGATTCCCGAGGATCTGGCCTTCGCGGAGTCCCGGATCCGCCCCAGCACCATTGCCGCGGAAGACCTGCTGCACGACCTCGGGGCGATCTCGATGATCGGCTCGGACGCGCAGGCGATGGGCCGGATCGGCGAGGTCGTGCTGCGCACCTGGCAGACGGCGCACGTGATGAAGACGCGGCGCGGCCTGCTCGAGGGCGACGTGCACAACGACAACCTGCGCGCCCGGCGCTACGTGGCCAAGTACACGATCGCCCCGGCCGTCGCGCACGGCATGGAGCAGGAGATCGGCTCGATCGAGAAGGGCAAGCTCGCCGACCTGGTGCTCTGGGACCCGGCCTTCTTCGGGGTGCGGCCCCACGTGGTGGTCAAGGGCGGCATGATCGCCTGGGCGCAGATGGGCGACGCGAACGCCTCGATCCCGACCCCGCAACCGATCCTCCCGCGGCCGATGTTCGGCGCGGCGCCGAAGGTCGCGGCGGCCACCAGCGTGCACTTCGTGGCCCCGCAGGCGATCGACGACGGGCTGGCGAGCCGGCTGAACGTCGACCGGCGCCTGGTGGCGGTCGAGAACGTTCGGCAGCGCGGCAAGGCCGACATGCCCGAGAACACGGCCACCCCCGACATCAAGGTCGACCCCGACACCTTCACGGTGCGCATCGACGGCGAGGTCTGGGAGGAGAAGCCCGCCACGAGTCTGCCGATGGCGCAGCGGTATTTCATGTTCTGA
- a CDS encoding DUF305 domain-containing protein has translation MSEPDQDVLHDEQAPPSRGSWLTGRALVRMAIGGLVLLAGMLLLVSYVQGPATPTDNSAAAGLARDMIDHHAQAVDMATIVQRRTQDDDIRYLTTDMALTQSNQMGQMQAWLNVWGLSIGRSGEPMAWMQGHEAEHRNAGLSADETHLDENGLMPGMATQADVNKLRTLPTEQADILFLQLMIKHHRGGVAMAQAALNLTDEPVVVSLSRAIVKGQEAEITLMENMLKERGAQP, from the coding sequence ATGAGCGAGCCCGATCAGGACGTCCTGCACGACGAGCAGGCGCCGCCCAGCCGCGGCTCCTGGCTGACCGGGCGCGCTCTGGTGCGCATGGCCATCGGCGGCCTCGTGCTGCTGGCGGGCATGCTCCTGCTGGTGTCGTACGTGCAGGGCCCGGCCACGCCGACCGACAACTCGGCCGCGGCCGGCCTGGCCCGCGACATGATCGACCACCACGCGCAGGCCGTGGACATGGCGACGATCGTGCAGCGCCGCACCCAGGACGACGACATCCGGTACCTGACCACCGACATGGCGCTGACCCAGTCCAACCAGATGGGCCAGATGCAGGCGTGGCTCAACGTCTGGGGCCTGTCGATCGGGCGCAGCGGTGAGCCGATGGCCTGGATGCAGGGGCACGAGGCCGAGCACCGCAACGCCGGGCTCTCCGCCGACGAGACCCATCTCGACGAGAACGGCCTGATGCCGGGCATGGCCACCCAGGCCGACGTGAACAAGCTGCGCACGCTGCCCACCGAGCAGGCCGACATCCTGTTCCTGCAGCTGATGATCAAGCACCACCGGGGCGGGGTGGCGATGGCCCAGGCCGCGCTCAACCTCACCGACGAGCCGGTGGTGGTGAGCCTCTCCCGGGCGATCGTGAAGGGCCAGGAGGCCGAGATCACGCTGATGGAGAACATGCTGAAAGAGCGTGGCGCCCAGCCTTAG